In a genomic window of Lycium ferocissimum isolate CSIRO_LF1 chromosome 9, AGI_CSIRO_Lferr_CH_V1, whole genome shotgun sequence:
- the LOC132069274 gene encoding non-specific lipid-transfer protein 1-like, whose translation MAFSQMQKISAFRFLLCMVVISFSSVPHAEAAISCNTVYSKLVPCLSYLMGGSKQASPAGCCSGIKSLYTAASTTADRQEMCTCLKSGAASLGSSIDTNKAETLLSKCGVTVPYKISPNIDCSTIQ comes from the coding sequence ATGGCTTTCTCGCAAATGCAAAAAATTTCAGCATTTCGTTTCCTCCTATGCATGGTagtaatttcattttcatcagtACCCCATGCAGAAGCTGCAATCTCATGCAACACAGTGTACTCTAAGCTAGTGCCCTGCCTCAGCTACCTCATGGGAGGTAGCAAACAGGCATCGCCAGCTGGCTGTTGTAGCGGGATTAAGTCCCTCTACACAGCCGCTAGCACCACCGCTGACCGACAGGAGATGTGTACCTGCCTGAAATCAGGGGCAGCAAGTCTTGGCAGCAGTATTGATACTAACAAAGCTGAAACACTTCTTAGCAAATGTGGTGTCACTGTTCCTTACAAGATTAGCCCCAACATTGACTGCTCTACAATCCAGTAA